From Arachis stenosperma cultivar V10309 chromosome 2, arast.V10309.gnm1.PFL2, whole genome shotgun sequence, one genomic window encodes:
- the LOC130963038 gene encoding uncharacterized mitochondrial protein AtMg00820-like: MKDELDALELNKTWRLVDCPAEVKPVGCKWVYRIKCKPDGSVDRYKARLVAKWFTQTEGVDFLETFSSVVKPATIRLVLALAFMKHWPIHQLDVNKLFYIGIFLRMFI; encoded by the coding sequence ATGAAAGATGAGTTGGATGCTCTTGAGCTGAACAAAACTTGGCGTCTTGTTGATTGCCCAGCAGAGGTTAAGCCGGTAGGCTGTAAATGGGTCTATCGCATCAAATGCAAGCCTGATGGTTCAGTTGATCGATATAAAGCACGTCTTGTGGCTAAATGGTTTACTCAAACTGAAGGTGTTGATTTCTTGGAAACTTTCTCCTCTGTTGTCAAGCCTGCCACCATAAGATTAGTTTTGGCATTGGCCTTTATGAAGCATTGGCCCATACATCAGTTGGATGTCAATAAGCTTTTTTACATAGGGATCTTTCTGAGGATGTTTATATGA